The nucleotide window GTTTCAGGACTTGTTGATTGAACTGATCGGCCGATCTGTGTCCCTTGATCGCTTAGATGGAGTGGATTCAGAACTCGCCGTCTCAAGAATCCAGATGTGCCTTGAACACAAATTGAGCGCTGTACAGACATTTGACCAATTCAATTCAATCTTGACCTTCTATGGAGAGCGGCCCTGTTCAAGGCGATTCTTCGATCGGTATCTCGGCGTTAATGCCTTTCATGGTCTGGAATCCTTTCATATCGCTGTCCGTCGATTTCAAGGCGATGGAATGAGATTGTATGGAAACTTCCGCCGAGCTTGGACAGTTCTTTCGAGAACATCTGATCTAGATAAGTTTGTGAAGGCGCTTTCGCCAATTGCTATCGATCACTATTCCAGCCGCACCGACTTCGATTCGATTGATGAAATCCCGCCCGAAAGGCTTCCGGACCTAGGGTATATCGCCGTTCAGAAAATCGAGCGGGAGTATCAGGAGCGAAGCGACCTCGCAACCGCGCTGAACGATCTCGCCGGACGAGTGGATTCAACTGGTCTATCGGCGATCACAGATACGCCAGCAAAGAAGCTGCGAAGAATAAAATCTTTGTTGCGCCAGTTTGAGTCGGCGCTTGAACTTGAAGGGCCACTGTTCTCATCCCTAAGTGCACTTGACATTACCCAAGAGGCTGCTCGTATTGCGCCACAAAAGACCGATTTCGCGCGAATTCGAGAAACTCAGCAGCGCGGTTTGCGAAACCTCGCCGTGTATCTTTCTGAGCCGCATATGGATGTCTATGTGGCAACGTCAATGCGGGAAGCCGCCGATTTTATTTCAGTAAATGCGTTTATTTCAAATCTATTTGGATCTCCCGATTTAAAACCGCTACGGCTCCGGTATTTCAATCCAACGCAATCATGGATTGGTGACCGAGTTGCG belongs to Planctomycetota bacterium and includes:
- a CDS encoding helix-turn-helix domain-containing protein is translated as MSDIQSSIRKIGRIVAEYRSTFTVRNATGLLSQEKLADELKVSRTLIAHLEEGRELPEPEVLRSICKHLEIPDRYWLSATHPYFIDAMKFQDLLIELIGRSVSLDRLDGVDSELAVSRIQMCLEHKLSAVQTFDQFNSILTFYGERPCSRRFFDRYLGVNAFHGLESFHIAVRRFQGDGMRLYGNFRRAWTVLSRTSDLDKFVKALSPIAIDHYSSRTDFDSIDEIPPERLPDLGYIAVQKIEREYQERSDLATALNDLAGRVDSTGLSAITDTPAKKLRRIKSLLRQFESALELEGPLFSSLSALDITQEAARIAPQKTDFARIRETQQRGLRNLAVYLSEPHMDVYVATSMREAADFISVNAFISNLFGSPDLKPLRLRYFNPTQSWIGDRVAKGLVEALMLRRSRVTVYMAQKGDTFGKDSEASVALGQGKTVIVYVPRLYDEEAKLDSERLYSLDESRINQEMSRHNLEAEEGMDGREKAAAIMAVMLSSLTTNDFKRILFNHWADFDLGAELRDIKAEALKKECASYLKLLADCEDPYSLPDPEWSCPKLAVN